From the genome of Capricornis sumatraensis isolate serow.1 chromosome 17, serow.2, whole genome shotgun sequence, one region includes:
- the FBRSL1 gene encoding fibrosin-1-like protein isoform X3: MEAKVRQSRRSRAQRDRGRRREAARDARDQSASSGDEPEPGPGKENTGLPRAPPPRAAAARPPRRRRRESSSQEEEVIDGFAIASFSTLEALEKDMALKPHERKEKWERRLVKKPREAENCPSAEPSENGRPLEAGSSEQDLETPCDRGKKKVPLQPTKQVCSPEGGPLPANHWDQNGPAQRQQQLQPSQPQGSLPAPCQRCQPRRASPDPGQPCQPQRPLPGQRSWPQRSLLGPRQPCQPRRSLLGPGQPCRPQQLLPAPDQPCRPQRSLPAQPHQPRWALAPRQRFRRLRSLLAPWQRCRPLRSILAPCYLCRPLRSILAPWHRCRPLRSILVPCHVCRSLLALWHRCWPVRSWMGPCFRGQPSRASSGQRCRPLRSLLAQCQRCQPPQSLLMLRPRRRPTSSPSGQCCCPRRAFLAPCQPRRSLLGQPSRPRRSLLDLNHPQQLVEASEQPGPPKPSLLGPGQPCQQKRPLMDPEQPHPPKRPLLGPEQPCRRKRPLLGPEQPCQPLRSLLGPSQPCKPQPLLPLPERPSLLGRPTPPRRPLLGPPSQPRQSLLNLVRAHQPQLSLLAPGQPCRPLRSRRTRSSTPAVARQAPSVSPGA; this comes from the exons ATGGAGGCCAAGGTCCGCCAGAGCCGGCGCTCGCGCGCGCAGCGGGACCGTGGCCGGCGCCGGGAGGCGGCCCGTGACGCCCGCGACCAGAGCGCGTCGTCGGGGGATGAGCCTGAGCCCGGGCCCGGCAAGGAGAACACGGGCCTGCCCCgcgcgcccccgccccgcgccgccgccgcgcgccccccgcgccgccgccgccgcgagtCCAGCTCGCAGGAGGAAGAGGTCATCGACGGCTTCGCCATTGCCAGCTTCAGCACGCTGGAGGCCTTGGAG AAGGACATGGCCCTGAAGCCACATGAGCGGAAGGAGAAGTGGGAACGTCGCCTTGTCAAGAAGCCCCGGGAGGCAGAAAACTGCCCATCTGCAGAGCCAAGTGAGAACGGGCGGCCCCTGGAAGCAGGCAGCTCTGAGCAGGACCTGGAGACCCCCTGTGACCGAGGGAAGAAGAAGGTCcctctgcagcccaccaagcaG GTGTGCTCCCCAGAAGGGGGGCCGCTCCCAGCCAACCACTGGGACCAGAACGGCCCGGCCCAGCGCCAGCAGCAGCTCCAGCCCAGCCAGCCCCAGGGGTCACTCCCAGCCCCGTGTCAGCGCTGCCAGCCCCGTCGGGCTTCCCCGGACCCCGGGCAGCCCTGCCAGCCCCAGCGGCCACTCCCGGGTCAGCGCAGCTGGCCCCAGCGGTCACTTCTGGGCCCAAGACAGCCCTGCCAACCCCGGCGGTCACTTCTGGGCCCAGGTCAGCCCTGCCGGCCCCAGCAGCTGCTTCCAGCCCCAGATCAGCCCTGCCGGCCCCAGCGGTCACTCCCAGCTCAGCCCCACCAGCCACGTTGGGCACTAGCCCCTAGGCAGCGCTTCCGGCGCCTGCGCTCCCTCCTGGCCCCGTGGCAGCGCTGCCGGCCCCTACGGTCCATCCTGGCCCCGTGTTACCTCTGTCGACCCCTACGGTCCATCCTGGCCCCGTGGCACCGCTGCCGGCCCCTGCGGTCCATCCTGGTCCCATGCCACGTCTGCCGGTCCCTGCTGGCCCTCTGGCACCGCTGCTGGCCTGTGCGGTCATGGATGGGCCCATGTTTCCGTGGCCAGCCCAGCAGGGCATCCTCAGGACAGCGGTGCCGGCCCCTTCGGTCACTGCTAGCCCAGTGCCAGCGCTGTCAGCCCCCCCAGTCGCTCCTCATGCTGCGTCCACGTCGCCGGCCTACCAGCTCACCCTCAGGCCAGTGCTGCTGCCCCCGGCGAGCGTTCCTAGCCCCATGCCAGCCCCGAAGATCCCTTCTGGGCCAGCCCAGCCGCCCCCGGCGGTCACTGCTTGATCTCAATCATCCCCAACAGTTAGTTGAAGCCTCAGAGCAGCCTGGCCCACCCAAACCTTCACTGCTGGGCCCTGGACAGCCGTGCCAACAAAAGCGGCCACTCATGGACCCAGAACAGCCTCACCCGCCCAAGCGGCCACTCTTGGGCCCAGAACAGCCCTGCCGACGAAAGCGGCCACTCTTGGGCCCAGAACAGCCCTGCCAGCCCCTGCGGTCACTTTTGGGCCCAAGCCAGCCCTGCAAGCCCCAGCCGTTACTCCCCTTACCTGAGCGCCCCTCACTCCTGGGTCGGCCAACTCCACCCCGCcggcctctcctggggcccccGAGCCAGCCACGGCAGTCCCTGCTGAACCTGGTGCGGGCCCATCAGCCCCAGCTCTCCCTCCTGGCCCCAGGCCAACCCTGCCGGCCCCTGAGGTCACGACGGACTCGATCCTCCACCCCTGCGGTGGCCCGCCAGGCCCCATCCGTGAGCCCTGGAGCCTGA